The Xenopus tropicalis strain Nigerian chromosome 7, UCB_Xtro_10.0, whole genome shotgun sequence genome includes a region encoding these proteins:
- the h2afx.2 gene encoding H2A histone family member X, gene 2 produces MSGRGKTGGKTRAKAKTRSSRAGLQFPVGRVHRLLRKGNYAERVGAGAPVYLAAVLEYLTAEILELAGNAARDNKKTRIIPRHLQLAVRNDEELNKLLGGVTIAQGGVLPNIQTVLLPKKTSAAPTATGKSSGKKSSQQSQEY; encoded by the coding sequence ATGTCTGGAAGAGGAAAGACTGGCGGCAAAACCAGAGCTAAGGCCAAGACTCGCTCATCCAGGGCTGGTTTGCAGTTTCCTGTCGGTCGTGTCCATCGTTTATTACGGAAGGGGAACTACGCTGAGCGCGTCGGTGCCGGGGCACCAGTTTATTTGGCTGCTGTATTAGAATATCTGACGGCAGAAATTCTGGAGTTGGCTGGGAACGCGGCCCGGGATAATAAAAAGACCCGTATTATTCCCCGCCACCTGCAGTTGGCTGTGCGCAACGATGAAGAGCTCAACAAACTGCTGGGAGGGGTGACCATTGCGCAGGGAGGTGTTTTGCCCAATATCCAAACCGTGTTGCTACCTAAAAAGACTTCCGCGGCTCCTACAGCTACAGGCAAGAGTTCCGGCAAGAAGAGTTCCCAGCAATCCCAAGAATATTAA
- the h2ax gene encoding histone H2AX, giving the protein MSGRGKAVSKTRAKAKTRSSRAGLQFPVGRVHRLLRKGNYAERVGAGAPVYLAAVLEYLTAEILELAGNAARDNKKTRIIPRHLQLAVRNDEELNKLLGKVTIAQGGVLPNIQAVLLPKKSSSTAPTSGKKSSQQSQEY; this is encoded by the coding sequence atgtctggCAGAGGAAAGGCAGTCAGCAAGACTAGAGCTAAGGCCAAGACTCGCTCATCCAGAGCTGGCCTTCAGTTTCCCGTGGGCCGTGTGCATCGCCTGTTGCGGAAGGGAAACTACGCCGAACGTGTGGGTGCCGGGGCTCCGGTGTACTTGGCCGCAGTATTAGAATACCTTACAGCAGAAATCCTGGAGCTGGCTGGGAACGCGGCCCGCGACAACAAAAAGACCCGTATCATTCCTCGCCACCTACAGCTAGCCGTGCGTAACGATGAGGAGTTGAACAAGCTGCTGGGGAAAGTCACGATTGCACAGGGTGGCGTCCTTCCTAATATTCAGGCTGTGTTATTACCAAAAAAGAGCTCTAGTACTGCTCCGACTTCAGGCAAGAAGAGTTCTCAACAATCTCAAGAATACTGA